The Gemmatimonadota bacterium DH-78 region GAATTCCTGGGCGGACTGGGTTCCGCCCTGGAGCGGGGCGGAGCGATGCGCTGCGTGGTGCAGCGACGGCTCCCCTTCGCCGACCTCGCCGCGGCCGCCGGGCTCGAACGCGTGGAGGTGGTGGCCGACGAGGGGCCCTACCGGGTGTGGCAGACCGGGGGCCGATAACGTCGTACTCGGTGGCTCGCCGACCTCGGGTATGCGGTTTCAGACGCATGTGATCACAAACGTGGTATTCGCCATTTCGGCAAAGACGGCGCGTACTACGTTTCCTCTCTCCGTGATCGCAAGCGTCGTACTCGCGATCCAGAGGGCGTCGAGTACTACGTTCTGGGTGTCCCCGCGACCCCTACTCCCCCTCGATGCCCGCCTCGAGCACGAAGCGGGTGAGGCCGGCGATGGTGCGGATCCGCAGCTTCGACATCACCCGCTCGCGGTGGGTCTCGACGGTGCGGTGACTGATGCCGAATTCCTCGGCGATCTCCCGGGCGGTGCGGCCCCGGGTCACGCGCACCAGCACCTCGCGCTCGCGCGGGGTGAGCTGCTCGAGTCGCGAGCGGCGCTGCTCCTGCTCGAGCTCGCTTCGAAGGGCCACCGACAGCTGGTGCGTGACCCGTTCGCTCAGGTACTCGCGTCCGTCGTGCACCGCGAGCACCGCGTCGCGCAGTTCGGCGGGCCCGGCGTCTTTCAGCAGATACCCGTCGGCGCCCGAGCGCACCGCCTGGAGCACGTACTCGGGGTCGTCGAA contains the following coding sequences:
- a CDS encoding response regulator transcription factor, whose protein sequence is MTASESATGTTLRIVVADDHAVVREGIRHVLEQAEGLEVVAEAADGAEALAAVAEHAPDILVLDISMPELTGLEVTQRLRAEGREVGIVILSMFDDPEYVLQAVRSGADGYLLKDAGPAELRDAVLAVHDGREYLSERVTHQLSVALRSELEQEQRRSRLEQLTPREREVLVRVTRGRTAREIAEEFGISHRTVETHRERVMSKLRIRTIAGLTRFVLEAGIEGE